Part of the Clupea harengus unplaced genomic scaffold, Ch_v2.0.2, whole genome shotgun sequence genome is shown below.
CCAGTTGGCACTTTGTCCTCCATTTGGCCATTACTTCCCAATTCAGACAGTGTTAGGCTGCTTGAGTCAGTGCCTTTCATAAACACAAGACATTCattcaaaatacatttcagataCACGGCACAGCTTGGTTCACATAAATCCTCAATTAAACAACCAAACATCTTGCCTGTAAACTTAATTAATTAAACAACTAAACTTCTTGCCTGTATAATTACCACTCATATGAAACAAGACTCCACAAGCAAAAGACAAGTGTGTGTCCTGTACATGTATGTAAGACTGCTTTCACAAATGGCTGGCACATCTTAAGAATacccttgtctctctttctatcagaaCCACTCATTTGCCAAATCAGTTCTTCCTTCAATCTCTATTCTAAACTCACTTATTTCCACAGGGACGGGAGGTTCCTCTTGCTCAGCAAGGCtcatctcctgctccctcttctCCATACGTTCTTCCTCACCATCACAGAAAGAGCTCTCtgataaatgtaaaatatatttcattatcGAGGCAGCCATGTACAATTAATGTCCTAGTGTTAATCCCCTAAAATGATAAATACTGGTTTAATCATATAAAGGCGGCTGAGAAGTGTAACTTGATCATTTGATACTGATAATCATTATCATGTAACTAAAATAAGAATGTATTTTTGGCAAATCTGTGTATTCTCTATTTCACTTACGCTTCCCCATGTTGTCCTGGATCACTGGTATCCCTTCCAGGACTACGTCCTGCCATGCCTGGCTACAGGCCTTCTTGCCTGTCAGGGTGCAGTCTACAGGTACGCAGCCTACAGACAAAGGTCAAACAAAGATATGATCAATCATAGATTATGGCTTAAAGCATGTGCTGAAAAAGTGAAGGGAAAATATGGTAAGCCATAGATATATTCTGTCTGTTCCACTTACGCTTCCCCATGTTGTCCTGGACCACTGGTATCCCTTCCAGGACCGTATCTTGCCATTTCTGGCTACAGGCCTTCTTGCCTCTCAGGGGTAAGCAGGCTGcagaaagggtaaaaaaaatatgatcagTCACCCTTTCAATCACTACTGAATTACATTACTTCCTTCTACTATGTGTTCTCCATGTTCTTACTCAGGGTATTGGTCTTTGTGTTCCCACGACCGCTGCTTGTCTCTACTGGTGCCTCGACTTGTCTGTAGGACTTCATCAGTCACTTCCTCCTCGGCAATTCTTGTGTCATCCAGATGTTTTTGTCTCTGGGCTCTTAGCTGGACCCTCTGGGGCTTACGGCTCTCCTGGAAGGCCTGGAGGGTGGTGTCCATTTTCTCCTGGACTTTGCTCTTTGTCACctttccctcttcccccctcggCTTCCATCCTGAGGCCACAAGACGAGCTCTAGAcctcaccacctccacctcaggTCTTCagtcctctgcccctctcctggTCCATCTTCTCTATGGCCTGCATCTTACTGATACGGTAGTTTCTCCGTCTCTGTTTCACTCCTCTCTTACGGATCTTGTCCCTGATGCTAGAAAATGCAACCCTCAGGGCATCCATGAAACAACCACGCGACTCCATCTTCAGCAGTTTGATGACCTTAATTGATTACTCTTACTGTGttataaaaataaattattttgtgTTAAGGTTACATGTAGCATTAAAAAGTTGACAAGATTAAAAAATGTACATCAACACGGATTGTTGTTTATATTGTACTTTAACTTAGTCAGGGCAAATAGACCACTTTAGATGTTAGTTTAAGTACTCGAGCTTTTGAGCTACATTTCAGACACCACACCTACACTGATGAAAACATCAAACATAAATTTGACAGGTCGTAGATTTTCAAAAGATATTTTCTCATTTGTGCTTATTGTCGACCAGGTACTTGAATGCGAGTCATGTAGTAAACACTGTTTTCGAACTGACACAACACAGACTTACGTTTTCCAATAATAAGTTAGGTACGGTGTGGGACTGGCTATGGTAAAGTGCTGTTACAATATAGCTTATGGCTGAATAATACCCCCTTGTGCATGCCCTTAAATGGCATAGGTTGCTAAAGGCAGGGAGAAAGGAAGTCATGACACTGTGATAGTTGTAATGTAAGCCCAATGCCCAAACTGAAAGAGTTGTGGTGAAGGAGTCTTTTAATTTTCAACACATTCTTTGAAACCCTCTAGAACAGACTAGTTTTagtttacagtttttcataATTGTTAACATAATTGTTAATtctcaaaacaataacggctttctcaaaactgcacacacaaaactgaaaaccacacacacaaaatgctaaacctgacactccctttgcaagatgactctttgccatcaaatctcttaactgttcacaaataTGGAAACTTgttttttcatttggtacacacagccatattttcaaatgacacactgcagagctgccaactcacacggtttcgccgtgtgacacacgcttttgcatgttttcacacgcacttttcaaactccccgagggtagctggcgctaaggagcgcatctgtaacccAGAGCTGCCAATTCACACGGTTTCGCCGTGCGACACACGCTTtcgcatgttttcacacgcactcacgccacacatccaatttctcacgcCAAAAAAAATAGGCTATCTGATTTTGGGCCGAGACGCGTTCGttccttttcaaactccccGCGGGTAGCTGGCactaaggagcgcatctgtaacccAGAGCTGCCAACTCACACGGTCACACTGATGAAACACGGAGGCTGGTTCCAGTacaaaacagtacaaaactagcgatagctaacgagcagtaacgttagtggcgtagatctctctgagtacgatctgtatgaatacttttttgggttgctaggcagatttcgtggggcacttTTAAAACTGCCTAGATATTCACCAGTTACATTCATTGTTTGTTAAACTTTTgttcaaaaagaaagacaacaacCATGAACCAAACAAATGTAGGGGAGCACTGTTACCAATAACAGGTACCAGATGAGGATTCAGATAGTATTTACAGGTTTTTTTAACAATAATTTTCAAACTCAATACCaatgtctcaataccatgttgCAAAGCAGTGTGCTTTACAAAGAACTGAACATCagttcaacttttgtgcaaaatgcactacaaccaccaaatcatgctgccataactagCTAATTCTCTCTGATTTATCACTCTAAATACAATGACtgaaaaacacaacaccaacTTGAAACATTGCAAAGTGTTTATATTATGTGTTGCCATATTCTCTATTTTTGCATAGATTTGTGTTGCCATTGTGTGCAGTACTATTTATTTTAAGTATAGTAAGTGAAACGACAACATGTGATACTGACGCTAGAAGTGTACTgaagccctaatgctgatccttTGTTTCCTCTGTATTTggtgtcagttttttttctcacatttaCGGTGCTGCAACATTCTCCCTTTCTTTGAATCTTTAGAAAATAATAATCTGTCGCATATCCTATCCACCCCTACAATCCACCACACCCTGCAAATATTTAAAGCTGAGCAGCTACCATGACACCGTGAACAAACTCTctgatctgttggtttgcctgtcacaatacAGTAGATGCCACTGTTGAGTGTGGTACATTTACTGTAGTTACATTCGTgggttctttttctctcatagagagcccatgacttacatatacagcagtaatagtagaAAAATATCTGTTCATAACCCTAACCCACTTCCGATATGTAGATGACATTTTAGGAGCCTGGCCACATTCACTTCCGGACTTTGACACATTTCTAGCCACCCTCAACTCCCATCATCAACACATCAAACTCAAGGCCATGATCCACCCAGAGCAGATCCACTTTCTAGACACCACCATCTTCTTTACCTCTATCTCCCCCACCCACAAAGCCCTTAGTTCCAAAGTTTATTTcaaacccacagacacataaacatagcAACCACCCCAAACATACATTCAGAGCAATcatcaaatcacaaatcatccgCTTTCACTGCATTTGCTCCTTCCCTTCAGACCTCCACCAAGCTATCAATATTCTCTTCCAAGCCCTCCATAACACGCCACTATTCCAAACGCTTCCTCCGTTCCATAAAAAATGAAACACTGGCCGgtcctcctactcctactcactcaaacacccctcacacacaacatcctaacacacacaggcccattcAGACACTTCTCAAATCACCCAGACTTCCACACCCTCCAACCCACACCCCAgaccctaaacctaacctagaCCCTAACCCAACCCAAATCCTAACCCCAACCCAGATCTTAACCCTCACCCCAACCCAGACCCTAACCCCAACCCAGATCTCAACCCTTGCCCAGACCCGCCATCACACCCTACCTCAGACCTCACTCccaaccctaaccttaacccccctacagaaacatacatcaagtgaaagtgaaaagtgaactCTGAACTGATGCAAGTGTTAAACAGATTGAAAAAATCTGTaataacagtgttttttttttcaggaaaaaGCTCACAACTTATTCACATACTTTATTCATAGTTGTACATTATTTACAAGTGAAATCTATTTTGTTCTTAAAATCttcaaaacagagaaaaaacatgACAATTGTTTATGTCATGAGTGTCAAAATCACatgggagataaaaaaaattgtaaaatgCATTAATAAATACCTTGGATAGAAGAAAGTGTAGCATCATCATTACATTTATTATCACTAACTTTCCCTCAATggcatttgaaatgttttaatgGGCTATTTAAATTAGACCTAGCATAGAGCAAAAAACACATGTTCATTTCTGAATTTAACTTTTTTCTTGCCAGGAGTCATAAACAATCTAATGCAAGCTCCTCATGAGTCGTGTGGTTCTTTTTCAGAACCTGCGCATAAATATATGTCACAGCAAGAACCAGGAAGCCCATTTGACTTGACAATCTGCTCAATTTGCTGACCATGGGGCATGTGGGAAAGGTTGATGTGCAGTTCTCAAACTGGCAAGTGCACATAGAGGGCACTAGGGGGCAGCAGCTGCCAGGCAGAGTGAAGGGCTCTGTTAATATTGAATCTTCCGGGCAGGAGGGAACTGGAACTTCAGGGCAAGTGACATTGCTGCAGTTAGCTTGCACTGAGGAGGAAATGGAAGATGCAAAACAAGTTAAGATATGAAGGTACGTTATCAGTATCATGTTAATCAATTACCACCAATTACCAAACCATATCAATAGGTTGTGGCCAATTTGATCTGGTTTAAAAAGATATAACACTGTCTCTATCCCACATTTAAATATAGCgcatattttgttcattttacaTATTTATTGCCGATAAGCAACTCGTCAATAAAAAGACTTTCAGCTTTTCAAAGTTTCAATATGGCTTTTTAAAATGTGAAGTCTTTTCACTAAATGCAATTGCTGAGACAGGTGAAAAGTGAACTAAATCCTTCTACACACCCAGAAGATCCTGACATGCATCTTCAGAGAGCGGATGACTTTGAGGATCACagctcctctctccacacacacacaggccctcctGTACCTCACAGCTCCATTCCGTAcagtcttcatcatcctcatcatcatcatcctcatcatcctcgtcctccatctcctcaccctcctcttcatcactccaGTAGTATTCATCTCCTTTagaaaaatataaatgtatggttATTTTTCTCCTTTAGATTGAACCAATCATCATCTTTGAATCTAAGaaattgatttttgttttgcagaTTTATTGCAGCAAATCTTCATTAAAATACGCTGACGTATCTAAATCTCTGAGGTCCAAGACATTGGAATGAGCCTAAACGATCTTCTAATCAGGATGAACTGGTGGCTTATGGTCATTTTAGAGCACCCTGATATAGAAATCAGGATGATAATCCATCTAAAGATAACCTggttttactttacttttcctCAAAATCCAAGCCATTTTCTGGTAAAttacaaacaaaatcaaaatttCAAGCACTTACTTGTGTGATATAGGTCAAAAGCATATGCCAACTGAAACTGCCCTTCCCCTTTCCAAGCAAGCCTCATGCTAGTAgcttaaaggtgtagtcagGGATTCTAATCCCACACACGTCAATTTTAGCAAACAGCTCCTCttacggtcctctagctgtctgttcagtgtttgctcACAAAAAAACTCCaatattcatacacagtcctggctcagtaaatcagaaacaaacatggtggctTGGACcatgagctcaaatatcaacaatctttcacGAAAAAAACGACACTGAATCATGGATTCTACCTTTAACACAGAGGTTTGTGTCCATCGACTGTATGTATCTACTGAGCATGCTAGACTCATTTCCCTGAACAGAGAGCAGCCATTTTAGTATTTAGGCTTCATTGGATGACATCAGATGTTACCTTCCATGACCTTGAGGCAGTCCTCCAGGCTTTGATAGGAAAAAGCCAAGTGGCAGGTCTGGATGGAGTAGCAGTCACAGGCCCCGGCCCTCACATTGCAGCCTGTCACCCACGGGCACAACGGGTCCGCAAGGTAGTCAGTCTGATACCCTGGAAGCACTGGGTCATGGCAGAGGAAACATGTTTCATTTCTACATCTACTTCGCATATTCTACCACAGATTGTCATTTCTGTAAATGTGCAGATTGTGTCTTGCATTGCCACAAGTAACTCTacagtttcaagtgaatatactCATGTTAATGCAGTTGGACCCTGAAAACACCTTGTATTGACAGGCACCTATGTTTCATGTACATTGTGATAATTTGTTAATTAATCATTTAAATAGTACATAGTACTAGTGCTTGTAGTAAATAGTGCTGTGGAACATACATAGTAACAAAGTacatgataccaaaactagtcaAGTCTAAGGTATACGCTCTGTCTTGGTCTGTCTCTACAGTGACAATGTCTCTGTGGAGCAGGACCAGACCCAGATGGAGAAGGGTAAAACCATGAGGAGTCATGACAAGCAGGTTTAATTACACTTTAAACTAGCTCTGTACAGTATATTTTAAAGCAGCTATTACAATGGCAGCACATTGTCAAAGTGAGTACTGTATTAGAAATTATGCGAATTGCAAGTATtagaaatagacactgcctgTGAGAGAATTCATCCGATTCGCACAGACTGCTTGCTGTACACTACTGTACACTGCTGTACActtctgatccttctgcagaagactaaaaaaacttCGTACTAATATCTAATTATAAGACTGATCTCGCATTAGCCTGGTTATTATCAGATTAGCACCACAGTACCATTGGTGCTTTTGTGCTCTACTGTTGAGGACCTCAGCTGACCTCATACCTTTGCAGACTCCAGTCTGTGGGGGTGTGGTAGGCAGGAGGCCAGTGAGCTGGGAGCAGGTGAGGTCTCGGTCGCAGTAGCCTCTGCTCCAGTGTGGGCCGCCACACAACTGTCCCTGCTGGCGGGCACACTGTGGGCAGCAGCCACACGGCTCTGTCACATGCCCACCGGGGCAGCCATGTGTGGTGGGGGACACTGCACGCTGGCACAGGGGACACAGTCCGTGTCCAGTGGCACTATGACAAGATGGCATCAATGTGAAGCTATACATACCGAATGGACAAAATTACCAGAACAAATTAGTTCTGGATGTGAATTAATCCAGTCCTCCATTATTCCTCTCATTGCACCTATTTGACATTGTAAgctataaaataaaaatacaaattacatttgtaataaatatactgtaaaCACACTCGTATGAAAATGGCAAAATACATAATACATTACAAATCTGATGTTCCAGTCAGTTCATATATCTATGTAACAGTTCAAGCCACAAGATTGTAAAGGTAGACTTACTCCTACATACTCCCATGCCAGAAGCGTCTTCCACATCATAGGGCTCCAGAGTCACACATGTGAGATTAgctccacacactccctctatGTCCCCTCCACATGGCTGGCCTTGACCCAGTATAACCAGACCCGTTTCTTCTGTTAGACAAGAACCCCTCAGCCAGGCCCACCACAACCACACTGACAGGCAGATCATGCTTCTGCACTCGCCCCAGGAGCAGCCGTGTGGACGAACTTGTGAGAGCCCAAAGCTTCAGCTTTTCTCTCAGCTCTCTTCGTGCCAGTGTTCCTCCATCCCCCAGCCCCAACCCTGTACGTTTGCAGCCAAATTCTTAGCGACGGCTGCCAAAACCACAaaccctttcctctctttcatgtTTGCTTGGTTCTTCTAAATCACCTCCTGGACACACATCCGGCTATCTTAACACCCCGCCGATAGGCATAATGTATCCGCCTACACATTTCTGTTGTTGACGTTGTTTTAAAGCATTAGTTGTGCCATGGTCTTCGCCTATCCATCAAGAATCAGGATAGCGGTGTCAACCTGCATAGAGGATTTCAAGTGCGCCTGACTGTGTACCCGACTTGGAATGCGTGGCTCTGAGATTTGTGGGGTGGGTTAGCCAAGGAAAACAGGAGGAGACAGAGCTGCTTTGTGCGGTAGCAAATTGGGCTGTgtaactcaaatacacacacatacacacacagacacacaggagcaaACACCAATGCGATGGCAAGTGCTAAGACTGGATGAGGTAATTTGAATCTCAGGTCAATGTGAATCCAGATCACATGGGCATACTCTCTATTCCTCTGACTCCAAACACATCAAAACATTAGCTCTACGGTTCTACAGTTTAGGTGATGAGAGAAAAGGGACAACTATAGCAAACAGTTAAGTTAGATCACacttagcaaaaaaaaaaaaaaacacaatatgatTTTTGAGAAGGCACAATATACTATTTTggaatgtttattttattaagtAAAACTTTTTATAAGTGACTACAAATGTATAAAAGTGTTTCAGGTAGAAAACTTTCAGATAGTGTCAAAAAATCAAGGTCAAAACGTATTAGTAACTTTAATGCTAAATCtcccaaatactgagttgaaaaaaaaacaaacattagatGTTCCGCATGACACATATTTTCCCTCATAAAATTTCTTGTGCAATGTTTAGAGTGAATCCCTTTCATAAACAACTATTGACTTTACCGTTAGCATTACCACTAGCTTCTTTTGTGACAATAACAAAACATAATAAACTATAAGATCTGCACACTGAATTGAagtacaaaacaaaagcaaagtacaaacacatactctaTTTTCAATCAACAAAACAGATCAAGCGGAGTTTACTGGCATTCTGGAATCCCTGGGAATGCGGTCATCAAGCAGTTATTGTTCTCCCAGGACGGAGCGTAGTTTCTGGGCAACAGCACAGGCTTTTGACACATCACAGG
Proteins encoded:
- the LOC122131291 gene encoding cysteine-rich motor neuron 1 protein-like, whose protein sequence is MEGDEYYWSDEEEGEEMEDEDDEDDDDEDDEDCTEWSCEVQEGLCVCGERSCDPQSHPLSEDACQDLLVQANCSNVTCPEVPVPSCPEDSILTEPFTLPGSCCPLVPSMCTCQFENCTSTFPTCPMVSKLSRLSSQMGFLVLAVTYIYAQVLKKNHTTHEELALDCL